The Impatiens glandulifera chromosome 3, dImpGla2.1, whole genome shotgun sequence genome contains a region encoding:
- the LOC124933064 gene encoding protein FAR-RED ELONGATED HYPOCOTYL 1-like, translating to MAMAKDKNPFEIPSFELNKTLKSKVFDPNKKRKLQVDQLGLPYPKHLCSTSNRGPDSDDSMKMDSEKVNTLFRIEENPPKEFQLYDSQNFNETVEELEDFMYSNVDDESSSDFVLSTGRWNINQKNSQEGLIKKPTIDQEFEEYFSMLML from the exons ATGGCTATGGCAAAAGATAAAAACCCTTTTGAGATTCCCAG TTTCGAGCTTAACAAAACCCTGAAATCCAAAGTTTTTGATCCGAACAAGAAAAGGAAGTTACAAGTTGATCAATTGGGTTTGCCTTATCCGAAGCATCTGTGTAGTACAAGTAACCGGGGTCCTGATTCTGATGATTCCATGAAGATGGATTCTGAAAAAGTCAATACCCTTTTCAGAATAGAAGAAAACCCACCAAAGGAATTTCAATTATATGATTCTCAGAATTTTAACGAGACAGTTGAAGAACTAGAAGATTTTATGTACTCAAACGTTGATGATGAATCTTCTAGTGATTTTGTTCTTTCAACTGGAAGATGGAATATTAACCAAAAAA ATTCTCAAGAAGGGTTGATCAAGAAACCAACAATTGATCAAGAGTTTGAAGAATACTTCTCTATGCTTATGCTTTAG